The Kribbella sp. HUAS MG21 genome includes the window CATCGCGCTGTTCGGCGTCGGCTGCACGCTGGGCCGCACCGACTACAAGAACCTCGCCGTCCAACGGCTCAAGGCCGGGATCACCACGTCGATCGATTCCCAGGGGTCGACCAACGAACAGTCGACCGGGTACGCCGCCTTCAACTACTCGCTGTGGGGCCGCGCGGCGGCGGTGCTGCAGAACTGCGGGGTGTCACCCGGTACGACGATCGCGACCCGGCGCGCGCTGCTCGCGAAATGGCTGACGCTGGCGACGAACTCGCTCGGCAAGCTGCACCAGCTCGGTGACACCGAGGAGCGGGCGACGTACCCGTGGAGCGGTACGCCGATGGAGTACGCCGGGTCGCTGGGGACGCGTGGCACCGTCCCGTTGTGGCGGGTCGGGGTCTACTCCGCCGGCTACGTGTTCGGGCGGACCGGGTGGGGGACCGACCCGGCGCGTGGCTTCCGGGGTGAGTCGACGTACAGCATCAGGTACGGTCCGGCGCGCGCGTTCCACGGGCACCTCGACCACACGAGCATCACGTACACGGCGCGCGGCCGGGACATCGTGATCGACGGCGGGTACGCCGCCTACAACGCCGGCGCGTTCCGCACGTGGTCCGTCAGCCCCTACGCGCACAGCGTGCTGACGACGCCGACGACGCCGTACCTGAACCCCGCGACCCGGCTGACCGCGTACGCGGTGAAGTCGAACGCGGAATCGTACGTCTTCGCCGACGCGCCCGGCAGCGGGATCAGCCGGGTGCGGTCCGTACTGGTGCTGAAAAACCCGGACCTGCTGGTGGTGTGGGACCGCGCGTCGGCGCGCACCGCCCAGGCGTTCCAGACCCTGTGGCACCTGCCGTCGGACCAACGCGCGACCGTCTACTCCCGCACGACCGCGATCGCGATGGCGCCCCGGGACACCACGAAGACGATCGTCTTCCAGATCCCCTTCAAACAAGCGCTCCCACCAGGCGCGCTCCTGGTCAAGCAGGCCCAGACGAACCCGATCCAGGGCTGGCACTACCCGAGCAGCTTCGTCCGCAGATCCGCCCCCACGCTCCTCATGGCCCGCTCCGGCCGATCGGCGTCGATCCTGTCCTTCGTGGTCCCGGTCCGCGCCACCGGCACAGTCACCTACTCCATCCGCCAATCCGGCACCACCTTCATCGTCACCCTCAACGTAGGAGGCACCCGAACCGCCATAGCCATCTCCGGCGGCGGCTCGCTCTACCGCGCCGGCTGAACCATGATCCTCAGCCACGGGGAGGTCTCATTCGTGGGGATGATGAGGTTCGGGGTGGGGGGTTAGGGTAGCCTCACCTGTGTGATCGTCTGCCACTGTGAGGTCGTCAGCGACCGGGACGTCGTCGAGAGCATCGACGCCGGGGCCCGGACGCTTGCGCAGGTGTGCCTGGCGACCGGGGCCGGGCGGAACTGTGGGGGCTGCGTCTTCTCTGTGAAGCGCCTGTTGTGCCAGCATGGGAGGTCGGTCTCGGCAACTCCGCTCACGGAGGTGGCAGGTGCAACCGGTTAATCCACGTGTCGTCGAACTCCTCAACGCGGCGCTGACTCTCGAGCTGACCGTCATCAACGGGTACTTCCTGGAAGCCAGGATGCTCGACAACTGGGGCTTCCGGCGCCTCGGCAAGGCCTTCTACGACCTCTCGATCGACGAGATGAAGGACGCCGACGCGCTGATCAACCGGATCCTGTTGTTCGACGGCCACCCGAATCTGCAGAAGCTCGGCGCGGTCACGGTCGGCGAGGACGCCCCCGAGATGCTGCGGCTGGGCATGGAGAGCGAGCACGCCGCGGTGGCCCAGTTCAACGCCGCGGCCCAAGGGTGCCACGACCTCGGCGACCACGGCACCGCGGCTGTCTTCGAGGAGATGGTTCGCGACGAGGAACGCCACGTCGACTGGTTCGAATCCCAACTGGACGCCATCGAACGGATCGGCGCCCAGCAGTACCTCGCCCAACAACTGGAACCAGGCAACGCACCAGGCTGAACCGACCGCGTGGACAGAAATGACGAGCGCGGAGGCGTGCGAGGTGTCAGGATGCCGGCATGGTTGTGCGTGCGCTGAGTTTCGGGACGGTGGCGGAGGCGTACGAGCGGTTCCGGCCTGGGTATCCGGCGGAAGTGCTCGATCTGGTGGTGGCCTACGCCGGTAGGCCGATCCGCACCGCGCTCGAGATCGGCGCCGGGACAGGTAAGGCGACGCGCCTGTTCGCGCAGGCAGGAATCGAGGTCACGGCGACGGACCCCGACGCAGCCATGCTGGCGGAGCTGCGCAAACACGTGCCGGCACACGTCACCACCGTGCAAGCCGCCTTCGAGGACCTGCCGCTGGATACGTCGTACGACCTGGTCTATTCGGCTGCCGCGCTTCATTGGACGAATCCTGAAGGCCGCTGGGACCGCATGGCCGCACTGGTACGGCCGGGTGGCGTGTTCGCCTCGTTCGCCGCACCGACCCAGCTGGCCGACCCGGACCTCCAGCAGGCCGTCCGCGCGGCGCGTGCGCCGTACCTCGAGGACGACGGCGTCCCGTCGCCCGACGGCACACCCGCGGATCGCCCGATGCAGTGGCCCGGCACAGAGCTCCAGCAGTCCGACTGGTTCACCGACGTACGGCAGGCCGTGATCGAACGGCGCCTCACGATCAGCGCCCAGGACTACATCGGCCACCTGTCAACAGTCTCGGCGTACGTGATGCTCAACCCCACCGACCGCGACGAGGCCTTCCGCCGAATCCTGCAGGTCCTCCCCGGAACCGTGGAACTGGACGCCCAGCTCCACGCCCACCTCGCCCGCCGCGGCCACTAACGCGAGACGGCCCCCACCAACTGGTGAGGGCCGCCTTCAGATTCAGGCCGGGAACGGTACGCCGGTGTTGCTGTGGCAGCGGTAGCCGTTGGGGTTTTTGTGGAGGTACTGCTGGTGGTAGTCCTCGGCGTAGAAGAAGGTGGTGGCGGGGGCTATTTCGGTGGTGATGTCGTCGTAGCCGAGGGGCTTGATGACGGGGGCGTAGAGGTCGCGGGTGCGTTCGGCCTCGGCGCGCTGGGCGTCGGTGGTGTAGTAGATCGCCGAGCGGTACTGCGAACCGAGGTCGTTGCCCTGGCGCA containing:
- a CDS encoding class I SAM-dependent methyltransferase, translating into MVVRALSFGTVAEAYERFRPGYPAEVLDLVVAYAGRPIRTALEIGAGTGKATRLFAQAGIEVTATDPDAAMLAELRKHVPAHVTTVQAAFEDLPLDTSYDLVYSAAALHWTNPEGRWDRMAALVRPGGVFASFAAPTQLADPDLQQAVRAARAPYLEDDGVPSPDGTPADRPMQWPGTELQQSDWFTDVRQAVIERRLTISAQDYIGHLSTVSAYVMLNPTDRDEAFRRILQVLPGTVELDAQLHAHLARRGH
- the bfr gene encoding bacterioferritin, with the protein product MQPVNPRVVELLNAALTLELTVINGYFLEARMLDNWGFRRLGKAFYDLSIDEMKDADALINRILLFDGHPNLQKLGAVTVGEDAPEMLRLGMESEHAAVAQFNAAAQGCHDLGDHGTAAVFEEMVRDEERHVDWFESQLDAIERIGAQQYLAQQLEPGNAPG
- a CDS encoding (2Fe-2S)-binding protein, with the protein product MIVCHCEVVSDRDVVESIDAGARTLAQVCLATGAGRNCGGCVFSVKRLLCQHGRSVSATPLTEVAGATG
- a CDS encoding heparinase II/III family protein: MRFRATAVVAVGIAVVLLGAETATGGSRTPAEEPGIQIVPGPEEPGESQFVPGASNVVPPTAAPATDIGADQFQTLAAPFYACPGFSGIEKTNPLVNLYADKFAWGPYAPYKVGNGGGNINWSLNPYRNASWYMWFHSLRWLGHAIIAGGKGDLTALTRANTIAYDWYRDNPYSWKGNIGAWESTMHRTNVLICLRQAILTGLKVTTVPTRYAWVNAALLSHARFLTNYWSGAWNHGTDESIALFGVGCTLGRTDYKNLAVQRLKAGITTSIDSQGSTNEQSTGYAAFNYSLWGRAAAVLQNCGVSPGTTIATRRALLAKWLTLATNSLGKLHQLGDTEERATYPWSGTPMEYAGSLGTRGTVPLWRVGVYSAGYVFGRTGWGTDPARGFRGESTYSIRYGPARAFHGHLDHTSITYTARGRDIVIDGGYAAYNAGAFRTWSVSPYAHSVLTTPTTPYLNPATRLTAYAVKSNAESYVFADAPGSGISRVRSVLVLKNPDLLVVWDRASARTAQAFQTLWHLPSDQRATVYSRTTAIAMAPRDTTKTIVFQIPFKQALPPGALLVKQAQTNPIQGWHYPSSFVRRSAPTLLMARSGRSASILSFVVPVRATGTVTYSIRQSGTTFIVTLNVGGTRTAIAISGGGSLYRAG